In Streptomyces sp. NBC_00878, a single window of DNA contains:
- a CDS encoding adenine phosphoribosyltransferase: MTGIEQLLLSRIRDVADYPEPGVMFKDITPLLADPEAFTALTDALADISVRTGATKIVGLEARGFILGAPVAVRAGIGFIPVRKAGKLPGATLGQTYDLEYGSAEIEVHAEDLKPDDRVMVVDDVLATGGTAEASLQLIRRAGAQVAGVAVLMEIGFLGGRARLKPALDGAPLEALLTV; the protein is encoded by the coding sequence ATGACCGGGATCGAACAGTTACTGCTGAGCCGCATCCGTGACGTCGCGGACTACCCGGAACCGGGTGTGATGTTCAAGGACATCACCCCGCTCCTGGCCGACCCGGAGGCGTTCACGGCGCTCACCGACGCGCTGGCCGACATCAGCGTCCGCACCGGCGCCACGAAGATCGTCGGCCTGGAGGCCCGCGGCTTCATCCTGGGCGCACCCGTCGCGGTCCGAGCAGGGATCGGCTTCATCCCCGTACGCAAGGCGGGCAAGCTCCCCGGAGCGACCCTCGGCCAGACGTACGACCTGGAGTACGGCTCCGCCGAGATCGAGGTGCACGCCGAGGACCTCAAGCCGGACGACCGCGTCATGGTCGTCGACGACGTCCTCGCCACCGGCGGCACCGCCGAGGCCTCGCTCCAGCTGATCCGCCGGGCCGGTGCCCAGGTCGCCGGCGTCGCCGTCCTCATGGAGATCGGATTCCTGGGCGGCCGCGCCCGTCTGAAGCCGGCCCTGGACGGAGCCCCGCTGGAGGCGTTGCTCACGGTCTGA